Proteins found in one Pelmatolapia mariae isolate MD_Pm_ZW linkage group LG7, Pm_UMD_F_2, whole genome shotgun sequence genomic segment:
- the ppp2r2ab gene encoding serine/threonine-protein phosphatase 2A 55 kDa regulatory subunit B alpha isoform has translation MAGPGGDMQWCFSQVKGAIDDDVAEADIISTVEFNHTGELLATGDKGGRVVIFQQEIENKNQPQFRSEYNVYSTFQSHEPEFDYLKSLEIEEKINKIRWLPQKNAAQFLLSTNDKTIKLWKISERDKRPEGYNLKEEDGRYKDPNTITSLRVPVLKPMDLMVEASPRRVFANAHTYHINSVSVNSDNETYLSADDLRINLWHLEITDRSFNIVDIKPANMEELTEVITAAEFHPHQCNTFVYSSSKGTIRLCDMRVSALCDKHSKLFEEPEDPSNRSFFSEIISSISDVKFSHNGRYMMTRDYLSVKIWDLNMENRPVETYQVHEYLRSKLCSLYENDCIFDKFECCWNGNDSVVMTGSYNNFFRMFDRGHRRDVTLEASRENSKPMQVLKPRKVCTGGKRKKDEISVDSLDFNKKILHTAWHPQDNIIAVATTNNLYIFQDKVN, from the exons ATGGCAG GTCCTGGAGGTGACATGCAGTGGTGCTTCTCTCAGGTGAAAGGAGCAATCGATGATGACGTAGCTGAGG cgGACATTATATCTACAGTTGAATTTAACCACACAGGGGAGCTGCTGGCCACAGGAGACAAGGGTGGACGCGTAGTCATCTTCCAACAGGAAATAGAG AACAAAAATCAGCCTCAGTTCCGGAGCGAGTACAATGTTTACAGCACTTTTCAGAGCCACGAGCCAGAGTTTGACTACTTGAAGAGTTTGGAAATAGAAGAGAAAATCAACAAGATTCGCTGGCTTCCTCAGAAGAATGCTGCTCAGTTCCTGTTGTCAACTAATG aTAAAACGATTAAATTGTGGAAAATCAGTGAACGAGACAAGAGGCCAGAGGGCTACAATCTCAAAGAGGAGGATGGGCGCTACAAGGACCCTAACACTATCACATCTTTGCGG GTACCAGTTTTAAAACCCATGGACCTCATGGTGGAAGCCAGTCCACGGAGGGTGTTTGCCAACGCTCACACCTACCATATCAACTCTGTCTCAGTCAACAGCGACAACGAGACCTACCTGTCTGCAGACGACCTCCGCATCAACCTCTGGCACCTCGAGATCACTGACCGCAGCTTCA ATATTGTTGACATTAAACCGGCTAACATGGAGGAACTTACAGAGGTGATCACAGCAGCAGAGTTCCACCCTCATCAATGTAACACCTTCGTTTACAGCAGCAGCAAAGGAACCATCCGACTGTGTGACATGAGGGTTTCAGCGCTATGTGACAAGCACTCAAAGT TGTTTGAGGAACCAGAAGATCCTAGTAATCGCTCCTTCTTCTCTGAGATCATATCATCAATCTCAGATGTTAAATTTAGCCACAACGGACGCTACATGATGACTAGAGACTACTTGTCTGTAAAGATTTGGGACCTGAATATGGAAAACAGGCCTGTGGAGACATATCAG GTTCATGAGTACCTGAGAAGCAAGCTGTGCTCGCTATATGAGAATGACTGCATCTTTGACAAGTTTGAATGCTGCTGGAATGGCAATGACAG TGTGGTGATGACCGGCTCATATAACAACTTCTTCAGGATGTTCGATCGCGGCCACAGACGGGATGTGACATTGGAGGCGTCCCGTGAAAACAGCAAGCCCATGCAGGTCCTGAAGCCCCGCAAGGTGTGCACAGGCGGCAAACGCAAAAAGGATGAAATCAGCGTGGATAGTTTGGACTTCAATAAGAAGATCCTGCACACTGCCTGGCATCCCCAGGACAACATCATTGCGGTGGCAACGACCAACAACCTCTACATATTCCAGGATAAAGTGAACTAA